In the Methanococcus maripaludis genome, one interval contains:
- the frhD gene encoding coenzyme F420-reducing hydrogenase, FrhD protein: MEYKLTPSYLLKENMVLACGNILFADDGFSVHVIEKLQELLTEEEKENIALVDAGAGAPQQVLTLIDGESKTKRIIVVDIIDYGLEPGEIKILTMDDLPKPEHTKVDSHDWPLSTTMYRVFRDAPHEIDFKVVGCQKKYVSEPDVVLELSEEVQNAVDVAVDIVLSELRGKPIN, encoded by the coding sequence ATGGAATATAAACTAACCCCTTCTTACCTTTTAAAGGAAAATATGGTTCTTGCATGCGGAAATATCCTATTTGCAGACGATGGATTCAGTGTCCATGTAATCGAAAAATTACAGGAATTATTAACTGAAGAAGAAAAGGAAAATATTGCACTGGTAGATGCCGGAGCAGGTGCTCCACAACAGGTGCTCACTTTAATCGACGGTGAATCTAAGACTAAACGAATTATAGTCGTAGATATTATAGATTACGGACTAGAACCGGGAGAAATTAAAATACTTACTATGGATGACCTTCCAAAACCAGAACACACAAAAGTTGATAGTCATGACTGGCCGCTCTCTACTACGATGTATAGGGTATTTAGAGATGCACCTCATGAAATAGACTTTAAAGTTGTTGGTTGTCAGAAAAAGTACGTTTCAGAACCTGATGTAGTACTTGAACTGTCAGAAGAAGTCCAAAATGCAGTAGATGTAGCCGTAGACATAGTACTTTCCGAATTAAGGGGAAAACCAATCAACTAA
- the frhG gene encoding coenzyme F420 hydrogenase subunit gamma, with the protein MVKVAHVQLSSCCGCLVSLADTYEKLLDVLGAIDLVYSQTLADVREVPDDVDIILLEGSVCLSDHHAMEVALDSRKKAKILVALGACAATGNVTRFSKGNQPSKPVHDAFAPLTEVVKCDLAIPGCPPSPESIVAVVLAALNGDMEYLEPYAELAKYGSEACGCDLITKVINKSLCMGCGSCAAACPTRAVSMDAGRPLVDKEICIKCGSCSVQCPRIRFPELIEKIE; encoded by the coding sequence ATGGTAAAAGTTGCTCACGTGCAATTAAGTAGCTGCTGTGGGTGTCTAGTTTCCCTTGCAGACACCTATGAAAAGCTTTTAGATGTTTTAGGAGCTATAGATTTAGTTTACTCCCAGACTCTTGCTGATGTGAGAGAAGTTCCTGACGATGTAGACATAATCTTACTCGAAGGTAGCGTTTGTTTAAGCGACCACCACGCAATGGAAGTTGCACTTGATTCTAGGAAAAAAGCAAAAATATTAGTTGCTTTAGGAGCTTGTGCTGCTACTGGAAATGTTACAAGATTTTCAAAAGGAAATCAGCCTTCAAAACCAGTTCACGATGCATTTGCACCATTAACAGAAGTTGTAAAATGTGACTTGGCAATCCCAGGATGTCCACCATCACCAGAATCTATAGTTGCAGTAGTTTTGGCGGCATTAAACGGAGATATGGAATACTTAGAACCATATGCAGAACTTGCAAAATATGGATCAGAAGCTTGTGGATGCGATTTAATTACAAAAGTAATTAATAAATCACTCTGTATGGGATGCGGTTCATGTGCAGCAGCTTGCCCTACAAGAGCAGTATCTATGGATGCAGGAAGACCATTAGTTGACAAGGAAATCTGTATAAAATGTGGCTCATGTTCAGTTCAGTGCCCAAGAATTAGATTCCCTGAATTAATTGAAAAAATAGAATAA
- the frhB gene encoding coenzyme F420 hydrogenase subunit beta, which yields MDPFGTYIKAVSARAADKEILKKAQDGGIVSAAYIYGLESGLLDGVIIADKEDGFAAAPKVATTREEILSAAGTKYTVCSNLSVVKSAVREYGCEKVGFVGTPCQVRSIRKAIKYPVGYRHVPDKIALIMGIFCMENFPYNGMKAIVEEHCGIKMDDVVKTDIGKGKFWVYSKWGDVKTVPLKDTHPYEQMSCHVCMDYTAELADISTGSVGSPDGWSTIFVRTAKGEEYLNKMVEAGAIETKDIDAVKPGLDLVQKLALSKKEKNAKEVEHRKEIGLPVPY from the coding sequence ATGGATCCCTTTGGAACATATATAAAAGCAGTCTCCGCAAGAGCTGCAGACAAAGAAATCCTTAAGAAAGCACAAGATGGAGGTATCGTTTCTGCCGCATACATTTACGGTTTAGAAAGCGGACTCCTCGATGGTGTAATTATTGCAGACAAAGAAGATGGATTCGCAGCAGCTCCAAAAGTTGCTACAACAAGAGAAGAAATCTTAAGCGCTGCAGGAACTAAATATACCGTATGTTCTAACCTTTCAGTAGTAAAAAGTGCTGTAAGAGAATACGGATGTGAAAAAGTCGGATTTGTTGGAACTCCTTGCCAAGTCCGATCAATCAGAAAAGCAATAAAATACCCTGTTGGATACAGACACGTTCCAGACAAGATTGCATTAATTATGGGTATCTTCTGTATGGAAAACTTCCCATACAACGGTATGAAAGCAATTGTTGAAGAACACTGTGGTATCAAAATGGACGATGTTGTAAAAACCGACATCGGAAAAGGTAAATTCTGGGTTTACTCAAAATGGGGAGACGTAAAAACAGTTCCATTAAAAGACACCCACCCATACGAGCAAATGTCATGCCACGTATGTATGGACTATACAGCAGAACTTGCAGATATCTCAACAGGATCAGTAGGAAGCCCAGATGGATGGAGCACAATCTTTGTTAGAACTGCAAAAGGAGAAGAGTACCTAAACAAAATGGTTGAAGCAGGCGCTATTGAAACAAAAGACATAGACGCTGTAAAACCAGGTTTAGACTTAGTACAAAAACTCGCTCTCTCCAAAAAAGAGAAAAATGCAAAAGAAGTAGAACACAGGAAAGAAATTGGTTTACCAGTTCCATACTAA
- a CDS encoding TIGR00341 family protein, whose translation MNVRLIECYVPKKIYSGYEESLENNLENIIWHSVCEESNHTVIRLITETEHVEKVIDVLSSKYGGSNFRIIVTEPTATIPEIKKEEKVEVEDKTPKRVSRHEIIGKIGDVSHLSKEYYSLLFLAAVVASIGIWLDDVALIIGSMIIAPFLSPMISFTFSVAVMDLAFAKKSLKNLLLGILTVLIFSFVIGTFLHVSPESPQIASRMNLGLQNIAIALSAGFVGTLSMLIPEISSTVVGVMIAVALMPPLVAFGLMLGSGYYIESIPILILFIVNIISVNFASAFLFYLYGITPYKWWEIEKARKLAIFSIIFWFLNLVILTSIILTFGNGNLKII comes from the coding sequence GTGAACGTGAGACTCATCGAATGCTATGTTCCAAAAAAAATATATTCTGGATATGAAGAATCGCTTGAAAATAATCTTGAAAATATCATCTGGCATAGCGTTTGCGAAGAATCAAATCATACTGTAATCAGATTAATTACTGAAACAGAACATGTTGAAAAAGTAATCGATGTCCTTTCATCAAAATATGGCGGATCAAACTTCAGAATTATTGTAACTGAACCAACAGCAACAATTCCAGAAATTAAAAAAGAAGAAAAAGTGGAAGTTGAAGATAAAACTCCAAAAAGAGTTTCAAGACATGAAATAATTGGAAAAATAGGGGATGTATCTCACCTTTCAAAAGAATACTATTCATTATTATTTTTAGCAGCAGTTGTTGCCTCAATTGGGATATGGTTGGATGATGTTGCGTTGATAATTGGTTCAATGATAATTGCACCTTTTTTAAGCCCGATGATTTCATTCACATTTTCAGTTGCTGTTATGGATTTAGCTTTTGCAAAAAAATCATTGAAAAACCTTCTTTTAGGAATTCTGACTGTACTTATATTTTCATTTGTTATAGGAACTTTCCTGCACGTAAGCCCTGAAAGCCCACAAATTGCATCCAGAATGAATTTAGGATTACAAAATATCGCAATTGCACTTTCAGCAGGTTTTGTTGGTACTCTTTCAATGTTAATTCCTGAAATTTCCTCAACTGTTGTTGGAGTTATGATTGCAGTTGCACTGATGCCGCCACTGGTTGCGTTTGGATTGATGCTTGGCTCAGGATATTACATAGAATCAATCCCAATTTTGATATTATTTATCGTAAATATAATCTCTGTTAATTTTGCATCTGCATTTTTATTCTACCTTTATGGAATAACCCCCTACAAATGGTGGGAAATTGAAAAAGCAAGAAAATTAGCAATTTTTAGTATCATATTTTGGTTTTTAAATCTCGTAATTCTTACAAGTATTATCCTAACTTTTGGAAATGGAAATTTGAAAATAATATAA
- the amrB gene encoding AmmeMemoRadiSam system protein B yields MKRNPVVAGMFYPADYHELLEMIEYCYLSPRGPKELPSKRGNYTKPLGIVSPHAGYIYSGPVAAHGYKKISENVSGEVTAIILGPNHTGLGSGISTMKGIWKTPFGDMEIDNEFADKLWKECDVLDLDENSHLREHSIEVQLPFLKHLEELNIAKFKFVPICMMMQDYETSMDVGYFIAKVAKEMNRKIIIIASTDFSHYEPQESASKKDALVIKDILELNDEEIFTDVVTHNISMCGYGPVIAMVKAMKDLGATNSNLLYYSTSGDVTKDYSEVVGYASILVK; encoded by the coding sequence ATGAAGAGAAATCCTGTGGTTGCAGGGATGTTTTATCCTGCTGACTACCACGAATTACTTGAGATGATTGAATACTGCTATTTAAGTCCGAGAGGCCCTAAAGAACTTCCTTCAAAACGGGGAAACTACACAAAACCGCTTGGAATCGTATCACCACATGCAGGATATATTTATTCCGGGCCTGTTGCAGCACACGGCTACAAAAAAATATCTGAAAATGTAAGCGGGGAAGTTACTGCAATAATTCTTGGTCCAAACCATACAGGACTTGGTTCTGGAATTTCCACAATGAAAGGAATCTGGAAAACACCTTTTGGAGATATGGAAATCGATAATGAATTTGCTGATAAGCTGTGGAAAGAATGCGATGTTTTAGATTTAGATGAAAATTCGCATTTGAGAGAGCATTCAATTGAAGTTCAACTTCCATTTTTAAAGCATCTTGAAGAATTAAACATTGCAAAATTCAAGTTTGTTCCGATATGCATGATGATGCAGGATTATGAAACTTCCATGGATGTAGGATACTTTATTGCAAAAGTTGCCAAAGAAATGAATAGAAAAATTATAATAATTGCATCTACGGACTTTTCACACTATGAACCACAGGAATCTGCTTCAAAAAAAGATGCACTCGTTATAAAAGACATTTTGGAATTAAATGATGAAGAGATATTTACCGATGTTGTAACACACAATATAAGCATGTGCGGATACGGGCCAGTTATTGCAATGGTTAAAGCAATGAAAGATTTGGGTGCGACGAACTCAAATTTACTTTATTATTCAACTTCTGGAGATGTTACGAAAGACTATTCTGAAGTTGTTGGATATGCTTCGATACTGGTAAAATAA
- a CDS encoding MTH895/ArsE family thioredoxin-like protein, translating to MKIRVFGMGCSKCNETYENVKKAVHELKIDAEIVKITDIKEISEWVLMAPAVAFDEDIIFEGTVPSVNDLKKELEDYLKSN from the coding sequence GTGAAAATAAGAGTGTTTGGCATGGGATGTTCAAAATGCAATGAAACGTACGAAAACGTTAAAAAAGCAGTTCATGAATTGAAAATCGATGCAGAAATTGTGAAAATAACCGATATAAAAGAAATTTCTGAATGGGTATTGATGGCTCCAGCAGTTGCATTTGATGAAGATATCATATTTGAAGGAACGGTACCTTCTGTAAACGATTTAAAAAAGGAACTTGAAGATTATTTAAAATCTAACTAA
- a CDS encoding MFS transporter translates to MIEIKKNPMYEYLFFLIIAAAISHQVWGTLFNNFAVDVVGINGFQMGLIQSIREIPGFLTFLVIYVLLVIKEHRLSALSTILMGFGVAITGLFPTVQGLIITTFLMSIGFHYFETTNKSLTLQHFNKSEAPVVFGRFSSYGAIASIIAGFFIWMSVKLLPIWSNYLIYGIIIMVIGVYSLFKNPIFKKTVPQRKGMVVKKKYWLYYVLNFLSGARRQIFIAFAVFLLVQNYGFSVSEVAVLFVLNNLLIYFTAPKVAEGINKLGERKMLTIEYLTLTFVFLGYAFIENRNIAVLLYIIDHIVFSFAIGINTYFQKTADSEDIAPSMGVGFAINHISAVIIPVVGGIMWMTNWKTPFVMGAVFSVISLLFVQKIPKHIKILQN, encoded by the coding sequence ATGATAGAAATCAAAAAAAATCCAATGTATGAGTACCTTTTTTTCCTGATAATTGCCGCAGCAATTTCTCATCAAGTCTGGGGGACACTTTTTAACAATTTTGCCGTAGACGTTGTAGGGATAAACGGTTTTCAAATGGGTTTAATCCAGTCAATTAGGGAAATACCTGGATTTTTAACGTTTCTTGTAATTTATGTATTATTAGTAATAAAAGAACACAGACTTTCAGCTCTTTCAACAATATTGATGGGTTTTGGTGTTGCAATAACAGGATTATTTCCAACGGTTCAAGGCCTTATAATTACGACGTTTTTAATGTCGATTGGATTTCACTATTTCGAAACAACCAACAAATCACTCACGTTACAGCATTTTAATAAATCAGAAGCTCCGGTAGTTTTTGGAAGATTTAGTAGCTACGGTGCAATTGCAAGTATTATTGCAGGATTTTTCATATGGATGAGTGTTAAATTATTACCAATATGGTCAAATTATCTAATTTATGGAATAATTATAATGGTAATTGGGGTTTATTCACTTTTTAAAAATCCAATATTCAAAAAAACGGTTCCTCAGAGAAAGGGAATGGTTGTAAAGAAAAAATACTGGTTATATTACGTTTTAAACTTCTTAAGTGGTGCAAGAAGGCAGATCTTCATTGCATTTGCAGTATTTTTGTTGGTTCAAAACTATGGATTCAGTGTTTCAGAAGTTGCAGTTTTATTTGTTTTGAATAATTTACTGATTTATTTCACGGCTCCAAAGGTTGCAGAGGGAATAAATAAATTAGGGGAGCGGAAAATGCTCACGATAGAATATTTAACATTGACATTCGTGTTCTTAGGGTATGCCTTTATCGAAAATAGAAATATCGCAGTTTTACTCTACATAATCGACCACATCGTATTCAGTTTTGCAATCGGGATCAATACATACTTTCAAAAAACTGCGGATTCAGAAGATATCGCACCCTCAATGGGCGTTGGATTCGCAATAAATCATATTTCAGCAGTTATAATTCCCGTAGTTGGCGGAATTATGTGGATGACGAACTGGAAGACCCCATTTGTTATGGGTGCAGTATTTAGTGTAATTTCATTATTATTTGTTCAAAAAATTCCAAAACATATAAAAATTTTACAAAATTAA
- the asd gene encoding aspartate-semialdehyde dehydrogenase → MNIKVGILGATGNVGQRFIQMLENHPIFELEALGASQRSAGKTYKDACYWYQTEAIPEDVANATVVSTDPNDKAYDEVDIVFSALPADLAKTLEPEFAKKGKYVFSNASAMRMEADVPLIVPEVNHEHFGMLEVQKSNRCSDGAIITNPNCSTIAAVISLKPIQDKFGIDLVNITTMQAVSGAGYDGVPSMAILDNMVPYIGGEEEKMQTESLKILGSMDGNNFKNGNFKIGVSCNRVPVIDGHTESIFVKTTEEATPEEIAKVMNEFDPLKGLNLPSYAKPIVLRGENDRPQPRLDRNTGNGMSIVVGRVRKDPIFNVKYTALEHNTIRGAAGASVLNAELFVQKYL, encoded by the coding sequence ATGAACATAAAAGTAGGTATTTTGGGAGCTACTGGAAACGTTGGACAGAGATTTATCCAGATGCTAGAAAATCACCCAATATTTGAACTCGAAGCGCTTGGTGCATCACAAAGGAGCGCAGGAAAAACTTACAAAGATGCATGCTACTGGTACCAGACTGAAGCAATCCCTGAAGACGTTGCAAACGCAACCGTTGTTTCAACCGATCCAAACGACAAGGCTTATGATGAAGTTGATATTGTTTTTTCAGCACTACCTGCTGACCTTGCTAAAACACTCGAACCAGAATTCGCTAAAAAAGGAAAATACGTATTTTCAAACGCTTCAGCAATGAGAATGGAAGCAGATGTTCCATTAATTGTTCCAGAAGTAAACCACGAACACTTTGGAATGCTCGAAGTACAAAAAAGCAACAGGTGTTCAGATGGTGCGATAATTACAAATCCAAACTGTTCAACAATTGCAGCGGTAATTTCATTAAAACCCATTCAGGATAAATTTGGAATTGATTTAGTAAATATCACCACAATGCAAGCAGTAAGTGGTGCAGGTTACGACGGAGTTCCTTCAATGGCAATTTTGGACAATATGGTGCCATACATTGGTGGTGAAGAAGAAAAAATGCAAACAGAATCATTAAAAATTCTTGGAAGCATGGACGGAAACAATTTTAAAAACGGAAACTTTAAAATTGGGGTATCTTGTAATAGGGTTCCAGTAATCGATGGTCACACTGAGAGCATATTTGTAAAAACCACTGAAGAAGCAACTCCTGAAGAAATTGCAAAAGTAATGAATGAGTTTGATCCTTTAAAAGGTTTAAATTTACCAAGCTACGCAAAACCAATTGTTTTAAGGGGCGAAAATGACAGACCTCAACCAAGACTCGACAGAAATACTGGAAATGGAATGTCAATTGTTGTTGGAAGAGTTAGAAAAGACCCGATCTTCAATGTAAAATACACCGCACTCGAACACAACACCATAAGGGGAGCTGCAGGAGCAAGTGTATTAAATGCTGAATTATTCGTTCAGAAATACCTTTAA
- a CDS encoding RtcB family protein — MKSTVTKIAEKTYQLPVSYKDCMRVPGNVYLDEVLFEHLEPDVFEQIANVACLPGIQKYSLAMPDCHYGYGFCIGGVAAFDELTGVISPGGVGFDINCGVRLVKTNLTRNDVTPKLKELLAEIFKNVPSGLGSKGKIRITKDEIDNVLEEGVSWAVEEGYGWDRDINHIEEHGKMKEADPTLVSDNAKKRGLPQLGSLGSGNHFLEIQYVDEIFDEVAAKTFGVSPEQVVLMIHTGSRGLGHQICADYLRYMENAAKKYNIKLPDRQLACAPINSEEGQKYFKAMSCGANYAWTNRQLITHWIRESFESVFKTSAEDLEMDIIYDVAHNIAKKEQHLVDGVLKNVVVHRKGATRAFGPGHAEIPSDYANIGQPVIIPGDMGTASYLMHGTQKAMEETFGSTAHGAGRALSRVKALKLYTGAEVQEALQKRGILVMADSKGVIAEECPEAYKDIENVAEICHDSGISLKVAKMKPMGVVKG; from the coding sequence ATGAAATCTACGGTCACTAAAATAGCTGAAAAAACGTACCAGCTTCCCGTAAGCTATAAAGATTGTATGAGAGTTCCTGGAAACGTCTATTTAGACGAAGTATTGTTTGAACATCTCGAACCTGATGTATTTGAGCAGATTGCAAACGTTGCGTGTCTTCCTGGAATTCAAAAGTACTCCCTTGCAATGCCCGACTGCCACTACGGATATGGTTTTTGTATTGGGGGAGTTGCTGCATTTGATGAACTTACCGGAGTAATTAGCCCTGGCGGGGTTGGTTTTGATATTAATTGTGGTGTGAGACTCGTAAAAACAAATCTAACGAGAAATGATGTAACTCCAAAGTTAAAGGAATTATTGGCGGAAATTTTTAAAAATGTTCCTTCAGGACTTGGAAGTAAGGGCAAAATAAGAATTACAAAAGACGAAATCGACAATGTACTCGAAGAAGGAGTTTCGTGGGCTGTTGAAGAAGGATATGGCTGGGATAGGGATATAAACCATATCGAAGAACATGGAAAAATGAAAGAAGCAGATCCAACACTCGTTTCAGACAATGCTAAAAAAAGAGGACTTCCACAACTTGGATCACTTGGTAGTGGGAACCACTTTTTAGAAATACAGTATGTAGATGAAATTTTTGATGAAGTTGCTGCAAAAACATTCGGGGTTTCTCCTGAGCAGGTAGTTTTAATGATCCACACCGGTTCAAGAGGTCTTGGACACCAGATATGTGCAGATTACTTAAGATACATGGAAAACGCTGCAAAAAAATACAATATTAAATTACCTGACAGACAGCTTGCATGTGCTCCGATCAATTCGGAAGAAGGTCAGAAATACTTTAAAGCAATGTCTTGTGGTGCAAACTACGCTTGGACAAACAGGCAGTTAATCACACACTGGATAAGGGAAAGTTTTGAAAGTGTGTTTAAAACGAGTGCGGAAGATTTAGAAATGGATATAATATATGACGTAGCACATAACATTGCTAAAAAAGAGCAGCATTTGGTTGATGGAGTATTGAAAAATGTCGTAGTACACAGGAAAGGTGCTACAAGGGCATTTGGGCCAGGTCATGCTGAGATTCCATCTGATTACGCTAATATTGGACAGCCAGTAATAATTCCAGGTGATATGGGCACTGCGTCTTATTTAATGCACGGAACTCAAAAAGCAATGGAAGAAACGTTTGGATCAACTGCACACGGTGCTGGAAGGGCATTAAGTAGGGTAAAAGCACTTAAACTCTACACCGGGGCTGAAGTTCAGGAAGCACTCCAAAAAAGAGGAATTTTGGTGATGGCAGATTCAAAAGGGGTCATTGCAGAAGAATGTCCTGAAGCTTACAAGGATATCGAAAATGTTGCAGAAATATGCCACGATTCAGGAATATCTTTGAAAGTTGCAAAAATGAAACCGATGGGAGTTGTAAAAGGATAA
- a CDS encoding DUF371 domain-containing protein codes for MAFEFTIYAKGHKNISANHKSTLEITKENHVTCTGDCIVGISADKSMLDFSESFKENLRNSDKITVEIEVEGLKEVITGKGNPKLTFTHKTDIVIRTSDFSCSRTLMVNADKASKDINREIINKLKKGADLKFKIIVE; via the coding sequence ATGGCTTTTGAATTTACAATTTACGCAAAAGGGCACAAAAATATCAGTGCAAATCACAAAAGTACACTTGAAATTACAAAAGAAAACCATGTGACATGTACTGGTGACTGTATTGTTGGAATTTCTGCGGATAAATCAATGCTCGATTTTTCGGAAAGTTTTAAAGAAAATTTAAGAAATTCGGATAAAATCACTGTTGAAATTGAAGTTGAAGGGTTAAAAGAAGTAATTACTGGAAAAGGAAATCCAAAATTAACTTTTACCCACAAAACGGATATCGTAATTAGAACGAGTGATTTTTCATGCAGTAGAACATTAATGGTAAACGCAGATAAAGCTTCAAAAGACATAAACCGTGAAATAATCAATAAATTAAAAAAAGGAGCAGATTTAAAATTTAAAATAATTGTTGAATAA
- the aroD gene encoding type I 3-dehydroquinate dehydratase, translating into MICIPVIDENVCDAINSAKEALKYGDIVEFRVDLLKDVTFEDIEEFSKVPSIITIRAEWEGGNWKKSDNERIELLKHAIKNNAKFVDIELKEERNLELVKYRNESNSNTKIIISYHDFEKTPEIDELIEVVEKELKIGDIAKFATFAHSKEDTLKILNLMNKYAGKIIAIGMGESGKLTRILGLDFGSILTFASMEGKASAPGQVDVKKLKEILKLIG; encoded by the coding sequence ATGATCTGTATTCCAGTAATTGATGAGAATGTTTGCGATGCAATTAATTCTGCAAAAGAAGCTTTAAAATACGGAGATATCGTTGAATTTAGGGTAGATTTATTAAAAGATGTAACTTTTGAAGATATTGAAGAATTTTCAAAAGTTCCTTCCATAATTACAATAAGGGCAGAATGGGAAGGCGGAAATTGGAAAAAGTCAGACAATGAAAGAATTGAACTTTTGAAACACGCGATAAAAAACAATGCGAAATTTGTAGATATTGAATTAAAAGAAGAAAGAAATTTGGAACTTGTAAAATACAGAAATGAAAGTAATTCAAATACCAAAATTATTATTTCATACCACGATTTTGAAAAAACTCCTGAAATCGATGAATTAATTGAAGTAGTTGAAAAAGAGTTAAAAATTGGAGATATTGCAAAATTTGCAACATTCGCACATTCAAAAGAAGACACTCTAAAAATATTAAATTTAATGAACAAATATGCTGGAAAAATAATTGCAATTGGTATGGGTGAATCTGGAAAACTTACAAGGATTTTGGGTTTAGATTTCGGATCAATACTCACTTTCGCATCAATGGAAGGAAAAGCATCAGCTCCGGGCCAGGTTGACGTCAAAAAACTAAAAGAAATCTTAAAATTGATAGGATAA